In Arachis hypogaea cultivar Tifrunner chromosome 2, arahy.Tifrunner.gnm2.J5K5, whole genome shotgun sequence, a genomic segment contains:
- the LOC112728174 gene encoding uncharacterized mitochondrial protein AtMg00810-like: protein MRQPQGYVEGDGKLLGFTATTSDVSVFTKFDTNATTFVLVYVDDMIITGSSTSAMTVVVNQLNCKFALKDMGGLHYFLGIQVSKTKGGGLLLSQEKYDNDLLGKAGMTGYKPCKIPLPSSLKISQFGGDRFDEPALYHLVVGSLQYLTITRPELAYAISKLSQFMQDSLESHWKLVKRIFRYASETIKYGLHLHKNDLLNITAYCDSDWGGDPDDRKSIGGMCVFLGRNLVSWSFKKQSVVSRSSTEAEYRAMADLVAELIWIKNLLSELRVTASTPTIYYNNLSFVLLAANLILHSKSKHFETDLHFVRDYVVNKAIASGMFRSARARLNIEQNLLYSATAEGAAGTVHEPAIPSNEGVLQNSSKTKDLSSRVYDGASVEQHNEIR from the exons ATGCGACAGCCACAGGGTTATGTGGAGGGTGATGGGAAGCTG CTTGGATTCACTGCCACAACCTCTGATGTTTCAGTCTTCACCAAGTTTGATACCAATGCTACCACCTTTGTGCTTGTGTATGTAGATGATATGATCATCACTGGAAGCTCAACAAGTGCTATGACGGTTGTAGTGAACCAGCTGAATTGCAAGTTTGCACTCAAGGATATGGGGGGTCTTCATTATTTTCTAGGCATTCAGGTTAGCAAGACTAAGGGTGGTGGACTGCTACTCAGCCAAGAGAAATACGATAATGATTTACTAGGAAAGGCAGGTATGACAGGCTATAAGCCTTGTAAAATACCTCTCCCATCATCACTGAAAATATCTCAGTTTGGTGGTGACAGGTTTGATGAACCAGCACTTTATCATTTAGTGGTAGGAAGTCTTCAGTATCTCACCATTACAAGACCAGAACTCGCCTATGCTATAAGCAAACTCTCACAGTTCATGCAAGACTCGTTGGAATCGCATTGGAAACTTGTTAAAAGAATCTTCAGGTATGCAAGTGAAACAATCAAATATGGGCTACATCTCCACAAGAATGACTTGTTGAACATCACAGCCTACTGTGATTCGGATTGGGGAGGAGACCCAGATGACAGGAAATCAATTGGTGGTATGTGTGTCTTCTTAGGAAGAAACTTGGTGTCCTGGTCTTTTAAGAAGCAATCTGTGGTATCCAGGTCAAGCACAGAGGCTGAATATAGAGCTATGGCGGATCTAGTTGCAGAACTTATATGGATCAAGAACCTGCTAAGTGAGCTAAGGGTCACAGCTTCTACTCCCACCATATACTACAATAACCTGAGTTTTGTGCTTTTGGCAGCCAACCTCATCCTGCATTCAAAGTCTAAACACTTTGAAACTGATCTTCATTTTGTGAGGGACTATGTAGTGAATAAA GCAATTGCCTCTGGAATGTTTAGAAGTGCTAGAGCAAGGTTGAATATTGAGCAAAATTTGTTGTACAGTGCCACTGCTGAAGGGGCAGCAGGAACAGTTCATGAGCCAGCCATACCTAGTAATGAAGGAGTTTTGCAGAATAGCAGCAAAACTAAAGACCTCAGCAGCAGAGTGTATGATGGAGCAAGTGTTGAGCAACACAATGAAATCAGATAG